One stretch of Robbsia betulipollinis DNA includes these proteins:
- a CDS encoding NUDIX domain-containing protein: MSTPAGAPAGAGGRPITEVAVGVLLRPDGRFLLAQRPAGKPYAGYWEFPGGKLEAGESVAAALARELQEELGIDIGASEAWRVLEHDYPHAYVRLYFHKIRHWRGEPSGREGQAFLWQRAPVDVAPLLPAALPVIEWLAAEPP; encoded by the coding sequence ATGAGTACGCCTGCGGGCGCACCGGCGGGCGCGGGCGGACGTCCCATCACCGAAGTCGCGGTCGGTGTCCTGCTGCGGCCCGACGGACGCTTCCTGCTGGCGCAACGCCCGGCCGGCAAACCCTATGCGGGCTATTGGGAGTTTCCTGGCGGCAAGCTCGAAGCGGGGGAGTCGGTCGCGGCCGCGCTGGCGCGTGAACTGCAGGAGGAGCTGGGCATCGATATCGGCGCGAGCGAAGCCTGGCGCGTGCTGGAGCACGATTATCCGCATGCCTATGTGCGTCTGTATTTCCACAAGATCCGGCACTGGCGCGGCGAACCCAGCGGCCGGGAAGGCCAGGCCTTTCTCTGGCAGCGCGCCCCGGTCGACGTGGCGCCCCTGTTGCCGGCGGCGCTGCCGGTCATCGAATGGCTGGCGGCGGAGCCGCCCTGA
- the secA gene encoding preprotein translocase subunit SecA, with protein MISGILQKVFGSRNQRLVKQYRKTVVAINALEPAIEKLSDAELQAKTVEFRQRIAGGETLDQLLPEAFAVCREASRRVLKMRHFDVQLIGGMALHQGKIGEMRTGEGKTLCATLAGYLNALPGKGVHVVTVNDYLAQRDAEWMARLYNFLGLSVGINLSQMDHTSKQQAYEADVTYGTNNEFGFDYLRDNMVYEVEGRVQRPLNFAIVDEVDSILIDEARTPLIISGQAEDHTDLYVRMNALPPLLERQIGEEKSDGTGVEVPGDYTLDEKARQVFLTERGHEKAESLLSQWGLIGEGESLYAPQNITLMHHVYAALRGHTLFLRDQHYVVQEGEVVIVDEFTGRLMSGRRWSDGLHQAVEAKEGVKIQNENQTLASITFQNYFRMYEKLSGMTGTADTEAYEFQEIYGLETVIIPTNRVPKRLDRQDQIYKTAKERYDAVIREIRECYDRGQPVLVGTTSIESSELLSSLLGQVELPHQVLNAKQHAREAEIIAQAGRPKMVTIATNMAGRGTDIVLGGNVEKQAGFIEADAAIPDGEKPRLIQQLHDEWQALHDAVKAAGGLHIIGTERHESRRIDNQLRGRAGRQGDPGSSRFFLSLEDPLLRIFAGDRVRAIMDRLKMPEGEAIEAGIVSRSIESAQRKVEARNFDIRKQLLEYDDVSNDQRKVIYQQRNELLEASDISETIAAMRQSVITDLVRTYVPTNSIEEQWNLAGLEQVLRDDWKLPVPLRELAGAVQNVSDDDILEKVLEDADAAYEQKVGLVGREDFNGFERTVMLQTLDGRWREHLAALDHLRQGIHLRGYAQKNPKQEYKRESFELFAQTLDAIKSEVIRFVMNVEIQSSEQLENATEQVEGQANQSLVSLEFHHTDIDGSEVVETGGIGQATLPDAALAPTAGPLDATGSGAYQQTDESPIPAPAPHLSSHPAYPKVGRNDACPCGSGMKYKQCHGKIA; from the coding sequence ATGATTTCCGGAATACTCCAGAAAGTGTTTGGCAGCCGCAATCAGCGACTGGTCAAGCAATACAGAAAAACCGTCGTCGCGATCAATGCGCTCGAGCCCGCCATCGAGAAACTGAGCGACGCCGAACTGCAGGCGAAGACCGTCGAATTCCGCCAGCGCATCGCCGGCGGCGAGACGCTCGACCAACTCCTGCCCGAAGCCTTCGCGGTCTGTCGCGAGGCGAGCCGGCGGGTGCTGAAGATGCGGCATTTCGACGTCCAGCTGATCGGCGGGATGGCGCTGCACCAGGGCAAGATCGGCGAAATGCGCACCGGCGAGGGCAAGACCCTGTGCGCGACGCTCGCCGGCTACCTGAACGCGCTGCCCGGCAAGGGCGTGCACGTCGTGACCGTCAACGACTACCTCGCGCAGCGCGACGCCGAGTGGATGGCGCGGCTGTACAACTTCCTCGGGCTCTCGGTCGGCATCAATCTGTCGCAGATGGACCACACGTCCAAGCAGCAGGCGTACGAGGCGGACGTCACGTACGGCACGAACAACGAGTTCGGCTTCGATTACCTGCGCGACAACATGGTCTACGAAGTGGAAGGGCGCGTGCAGCGGCCCCTGAACTTCGCGATCGTCGACGAGGTCGATTCGATCCTGATCGACGAGGCCCGCACGCCGCTGATCATTTCGGGGCAGGCCGAGGACCATACGGATCTCTACGTCCGGATGAACGCATTGCCGCCGCTGCTCGAGCGGCAGATCGGCGAGGAGAAATCCGACGGCACGGGCGTCGAGGTGCCGGGCGACTACACGCTCGACGAGAAGGCGCGGCAGGTCTTCCTGACCGAACGCGGCCACGAGAAGGCCGAGAGCCTGTTGTCGCAGTGGGGCCTGATCGGCGAGGGCGAGAGCCTGTATGCGCCGCAGAACATCACGCTGATGCACCACGTGTACGCCGCGCTGCGCGGCCACACGCTGTTCCTGCGCGACCAGCATTATGTCGTGCAGGAAGGCGAGGTCGTGATCGTCGACGAATTCACCGGCCGCCTGATGTCCGGGCGCCGCTGGTCCGACGGTCTGCACCAGGCCGTCGAGGCGAAGGAAGGCGTCAAGATCCAGAACGAGAACCAGACGCTCGCGTCGATCACGTTCCAGAACTACTTCCGGATGTACGAGAAACTCTCGGGCATGACCGGTACGGCCGATACCGAAGCCTACGAATTCCAGGAGATCTACGGCCTGGAGACGGTGATCATCCCGACGAACCGGGTGCCCAAGCGCCTGGACCGGCAGGACCAGATCTACAAAACGGCGAAGGAACGCTACGACGCGGTGATCCGCGAGATCCGGGAGTGCTACGACCGTGGCCAGCCGGTGCTCGTGGGCACGACCTCGATCGAAAGCTCCGAGCTGCTGTCGAGCCTGCTCGGCCAGGTCGAACTGCCGCATCAGGTGCTCAACGCCAAGCAGCACGCGCGGGAAGCCGAGATCATCGCGCAGGCAGGCCGGCCGAAGATGGTCACGATCGCGACGAACATGGCGGGCCGCGGCACCGACATCGTACTGGGCGGCAACGTCGAGAAGCAGGCCGGTTTCATCGAAGCCGACGCGGCGATCCCCGACGGCGAAAAGCCGCGCCTGATTCAGCAGCTGCACGACGAATGGCAGGCGCTGCACGATGCGGTGAAGGCTGCGGGCGGCCTGCACATCATCGGCACCGAGCGCCATGAATCGCGCCGTATCGACAACCAGTTGCGCGGCCGCGCGGGCCGCCAGGGCGACCCGGGTTCGTCGCGCTTCTTCCTGTCGCTGGAGGATCCGCTGCTGCGCATCTTCGCCGGCGACCGCGTGCGTGCGATCATGGACCGCCTCAAGATGCCCGAAGGCGAGGCGATCGAGGCCGGCATCGTATCGCGCTCGATCGAATCGGCACAACGGAAAGTCGAGGCGCGCAATTTCGACATCCGCAAGCAGTTGCTCGAATACGACGACGTGTCGAACGACCAGCGCAAGGTGATCTATCAGCAGCGCAACGAACTGCTGGAAGCCAGCGACATTTCCGAGACGATCGCGGCGATGCGGCAGTCGGTGATCACCGATCTGGTGCGCACCTACGTGCCGACGAACAGCATCGAGGAGCAGTGGAACCTGGCGGGACTCGAGCAGGTGCTGCGCGACGACTGGAAGCTGCCGGTACCGTTGCGCGAGCTGGCGGGCGCGGTGCAGAACGTCAGCGACGACGACATTCTCGAGAAGGTGCTCGAGGATGCCGACGCGGCGTACGAACAGAAGGTCGGGCTGGTGGGACGCGAGGACTTCAACGGCTTCGAGCGCACCGTCATGCTGCAAACGCTCGACGGCCGCTGGCGCGAACATCTGGCCGCGCTCGATCACCTGCGTCAGGGCATCCATTTGCGCGGCTATGCGCAGAAAAACCCGAAGCAGGAATACAAGCGCGAATCGTTCGAACTGTTCGCCCAGACGCTCGACGCGATCAAGTCCGAGGTGATCCGTTTCGTGATGAACGTGGAGATCCAGTCGTCGGAACAACTGGAGAACGCCACCGAGCAGGTCGAAGGCCAGGCGAACCAGAGTCTGGTATCGCTCGAATTCCATCACACCGACATCGACGGCTCGGAAGTGGTGGAAACCGGCGGCATCGGTCAGGCGACGCTGCCGGATGCGGCGCTCGCGCCCACGGCCGGGCCGCTCGATGCCACCGGCAGCGGCGCCTACCAACAGACCGACGAGTCGCCGATTCCGGCGCCGGCACCGCACCTGTCGTCGCACCCGGCGTATCCGAAGGTCGGCCGCAACGACGCCTGCCCCTGCGGCAGCGGCATGAAGTACAAGCAATGCCACGGCAAGATCGCCTGA
- a CDS encoding SDR family oxidoreductase yields MTPHAIISGGSSGIGLALAQKLAESGHHLTILARDPERLDAARRALEGARQRDEQRILVLSVDVRDAPAVKAAVERGIAENGAPTLVVANAGIVIPHTFETLTPEAFRTTMDVNYLGGVYLVHAALPAMRAAGRGHIVLVSSGAGLLGIYGLSAYTPTKFALRGLGEVLRAELKPLGIGVSVVYPPDTDTPMLREEIKIRPTITSQIAAGAKAATAEEVAEAIVRGVAGKQFSIAPGLTLGALSRLGSLIGPLVNRWYFDPLIARSLKRQERP; encoded by the coding sequence ATGACGCCCCACGCCATCATCAGCGGGGGATCGAGCGGGATCGGGCTCGCCCTGGCGCAGAAGCTGGCGGAAAGCGGCCATCACCTGACGATCCTCGCCCGTGATCCCGAGCGTCTCGACGCCGCGCGCCGTGCACTCGAAGGCGCGCGGCAGCGGGACGAGCAACGCATTCTCGTGCTGAGCGTCGACGTGCGCGATGCGCCGGCGGTCAAGGCCGCGGTCGAGCGGGGTATCGCGGAAAACGGCGCGCCGACGCTGGTGGTCGCCAACGCCGGCATCGTGATTCCCCATACTTTCGAGACCCTCACGCCCGAGGCGTTTCGTACAACGATGGACGTCAACTATCTGGGCGGCGTCTACCTTGTGCATGCGGCGCTGCCCGCGATGCGGGCGGCGGGCCGCGGACATATCGTGCTGGTGTCGTCCGGCGCGGGGCTGCTGGGCATTTACGGCCTGTCCGCGTACACACCGACCAAATTCGCGTTGCGCGGGCTCGGCGAGGTCTTGCGCGCCGAGTTGAAGCCGCTGGGCATCGGGGTGTCGGTGGTATATCCGCCGGACACCGACACGCCGATGCTGCGCGAGGAGATCAAGATACGGCCGACGATCACCAGCCAGATCGCGGCGGGCGCCAAGGCGGCCACCGCCGAGGAAGTGGCGGAGGCCATCGTGCGGGGCGTCGCCGGAAAACAGTTCTCGATCGCGCCCGGCCTGACGCTGGGCGCGCTGTCACGTCTGGGCAGTCTCATCGGCCCCCTGGTCAACCGGTGGTATTTCGATCCGCTGATCGCGCGTTCGCTCAAGCGCCAGGAACGTCCCTGA
- a CDS encoding ATP-binding protein, with product MDKLEHFLTRAEALLGRLETMLPPATPLIEWDKAVAFRWRTRQGRGYLQPVPGLSSIALDDLQNIDRQKSAIERNTRQFVEKRPANNVLLTGARGTGKSSLIKACLNAYAAQGLRLIEVDKDDLHDLGDIVDLVSGRPERFVIFCDDLSFEDGESGYKALKVALDGSIAAQSDNVLIYATSNRRHLMPEYMKENESYRHTDDGEIHPGEVIEEKISLSERFGLWVSFYPFKQDDYLTIVGHWLRHFGAAAADVEAARGEALIWALERGSRSGRVAFQFARDWTGRHEAAGA from the coding sequence ATGGACAAACTCGAACACTTTCTCACGCGCGCCGAAGCGCTGCTCGGCCGGCTCGAAACGATGCTGCCGCCCGCCACGCCCCTGATCGAATGGGACAAGGCGGTCGCCTTTCGCTGGCGTACCCGGCAGGGGCGCGGCTATCTGCAGCCGGTGCCCGGCCTGTCGTCGATCGCCCTGGACGATCTGCAGAACATCGACCGGCAGAAAAGCGCCATCGAGCGCAACACCCGGCAATTCGTCGAGAAGCGTCCCGCCAACAACGTGCTGTTGACCGGCGCGCGCGGCACGGGCAAATCGTCGCTGATCAAGGCCTGCCTGAACGCCTACGCCGCGCAGGGCCTGCGCCTGATCGAGGTCGACAAGGACGATCTGCACGACCTCGGCGATATCGTCGATCTGGTGAGCGGGCGTCCCGAGCGCTTCGTGATCTTCTGCGACGACCTCTCGTTCGAGGACGGCGAGTCCGGCTACAAGGCGTTGAAGGTGGCGCTCGACGGGTCGATCGCCGCGCAATCGGACAATGTCCTGATCTACGCGACCTCGAACCGCCGTCACCTGATGCCGGAATACATGAAGGAAAACGAAAGTTACCGGCATACCGACGACGGCGAGATCCATCCCGGCGAAGTCATCGAGGAAAAAATCTCGCTGTCCGAGCGTTTCGGGTTGTGGGTCAGCTTCTACCCGTTCAAGCAGGACGATTATCTGACCATCGTCGGGCACTGGCTGCGGCATTTCGGCGCCGCGGCGGCGGATGTCGAGGCGGCGCGCGGCGAAGCGCTGATCTGGGCGCTGGAGCGCGGTTCCCGTTCCGGGCGGGTTGCCTTTCAGTTCGCGCGCGACTGGACCGGCCGGCACGAGGCGGCGGGCGCATGA
- a CDS encoding putative quinol monooxygenase: MTTALTVVAIMVAKPGQEQALKDLLTSALPKFQAEPGCQAYTLLTDLEKPARFVTYETWDDEAALQGHMQAPTMTEAAPLMKDILGEPMQQFRLNTLPGSTTV; this comes from the coding sequence ATGACTACCGCACTCACCGTCGTTGCGATCATGGTGGCCAAGCCCGGCCAGGAGCAGGCCCTGAAGGATCTGCTGACGTCCGCACTCCCCAAATTCCAGGCCGAGCCCGGCTGCCAGGCGTACACGCTGCTGACCGACCTCGAAAAACCGGCGCGCTTCGTCACCTACGAAACATGGGATGACGAAGCCGCGCTGCAGGGCCACATGCAGGCGCCGACGATGACCGAAGCCGCACCGTTGATGAAGGACATCCTGGGCGAGCCGATGCAGCAGTTCCGGCTGAATACGCTGCCGGGCAGCACGACGGTGTAA
- the argJ gene encoding bifunctional glutamate N-acetyltransferase/amino-acid acetyltransferase ArgJ translates to MAVNFPTMDPSTLNPVAGMTLGWAEAHIRKPNRKDVLVIALEEGASVSGVFTLNRFCAAPVTVCRAHLAEPGAGIRALVVNTGNANAGTGEPGLAMARQTCAALAELMGIAPQQVLPFSTGVILEPLPVERLIAGLPAALAQQDAAHWAEAAEAIMTTDTRPKAASREVNIDGHRVVMTGISKGAGMIRPNMATMLGFIGTDARIAQPVLDSLIQDIADRSFNCITIDGDTSTNDSFIVVATGRSTLPEITSTTEAAYVALRESLLGLAQEIAQLIVRDGEGATKFITIQVEGGASAAECRKVGYAIGHSPLVKTAFFASDPNLGRILAAVGYAGIDDLDVGGVDLYLDDVWVARAGGRNPDYQEADGQRVMQQSEITVRVVLGRGDAAATIWTCDLSHDYVSINADYRS, encoded by the coding sequence ATGGCCGTGAATTTCCCGACGATGGATCCATCAACGCTTAATCCGGTCGCGGGCATGACCCTGGGCTGGGCCGAAGCGCACATTCGCAAGCCCAACCGCAAGGATGTGCTCGTGATCGCGCTGGAGGAAGGTGCGAGCGTCTCCGGCGTCTTCACGCTGAACCGCTTCTGCGCGGCGCCGGTGACGGTGTGCCGTGCGCATCTGGCCGAACCGGGGGCCGGGATCCGGGCGCTGGTGGTCAATACCGGCAATGCGAACGCCGGCACCGGCGAGCCGGGCCTGGCGATGGCCCGGCAGACCTGCGCCGCACTGGCCGAGCTGATGGGCATCGCGCCGCAGCAGGTGTTGCCGTTCTCCACCGGCGTGATCCTCGAACCGTTGCCGGTCGAGCGGCTCATCGCCGGTCTGCCGGCGGCGCTCGCGCAGCAGGACGCCGCGCACTGGGCCGAAGCGGCCGAGGCGATCATGACCACCGACACGCGGCCGAAAGCCGCGTCGCGCGAGGTGAACATCGATGGTCACCGCGTCGTCATGACGGGCATCAGCAAGGGTGCGGGCATGATCAGGCCGAACATGGCGACGATGCTGGGTTTCATCGGTACCGATGCCCGCATCGCCCAGCCCGTGCTCGATAGCCTGATCCAGGACATCGCGGACCGTTCGTTCAACTGCATCACGATCGACGGCGACACCTCGACGAACGATTCCTTCATCGTCGTCGCCACCGGTCGCTCGACGCTGCCCGAGATCACCTCGACCACGGAAGCGGCCTATGTCGCGCTGCGCGAGTCCCTGCTCGGCCTCGCGCAGGAGATCGCGCAACTGATCGTGCGCGACGGCGAGGGCGCGACGAAATTCATCACGATCCAGGTCGAAGGCGGCGCGAGCGCAGCGGAGTGCCGCAAGGTCGGTTACGCGATCGGCCATTCGCCGCTCGTCAAGACCGCCTTCTTTGCCTCCGATCCGAATCTGGGCCGCATTCTCGCGGCGGTCGGCTATGCCGGCATCGACGACCTCGATGTCGGCGGCGTCGATCTGTATCTCGACGACGTCTGGGTCGCCAGGGCCGGTGGCCGCAACCCCGACTACCAGGAAGCCGACGGTCAGCGCGTCATGCAGCAAAGCGAAATCACGGTGCGGGTGGTGCTGGGCCGGGGCGACGCTGCGGCGACGATCTGGACATGTGACCTGTCGCACGATTACGTGAGCATCAACGCCGATTACCGCTCCTGA
- a CDS encoding DciA family protein, giving the protein MNRPFPPASPRRKPRSGRGYATPIVEALASNDAFAHLREGVARLRSLEKDLGACLPDYLRTNVAAASASDGVLTLLTPHSALAARLRHLEPKLVGFLRTRGWAVDIVKVRIRPLAPVPAVPPKTARLSATGLACLDALRAGLEPSPLRDSLEKMVGRHQRG; this is encoded by the coding sequence ATGAATCGTCCTTTCCCGCCCGCTTCGCCGCGTCGCAAGCCCCGTTCGGGGCGCGGCTACGCGACCCCCATCGTCGAAGCCCTCGCCTCGAACGACGCGTTTGCGCATCTGCGGGAGGGCGTCGCCCGCCTGCGTTCGCTGGAGAAAGACCTGGGCGCCTGCCTGCCCGACTACCTGCGCACCAACGTGGCCGCCGCGTCGGCCAGCGACGGCGTGCTGACCCTGCTGACGCCGCACAGCGCGCTGGCGGCGCGCCTGCGACACCTGGAACCGAAGCTCGTCGGTTTCCTGCGCACCCGCGGCTGGGCGGTGGATATCGTCAAGGTGCGCATCCGGCCTCTCGCGCCCGTGCCGGCCGTGCCGCCGAAAACCGCCCGGCTGAGCGCCACGGGGCTCGCCTGCCTCGACGCGTTGCGCGCGGGCCTGGAACCCTCGCCGCTGCGGGATTCGCTGGAAAAAATGGTCGGCCGGCACCAGCGCGGGTAA
- a CDS encoding glycosyltransferase — translation MSRRQFVKTIGYGLAAGTTLRLPWAAAQTAGAASGAEGVHPIDRIHQILIVDGFSLPHRLPDRIDACMASLGQVYPTARQTLWSGDAVRTLIARDFDRDVLQAFDTLKPYAYKSDLGRLCILFAQGGLYSDIMLRHERPWEISARYGFGIFNQAWRWRKTVSTVSNSLIWSLPGRAELALTIERIVAHCHRRYYGDDPVDVTGPRVLGHACAAAATDRWRRMLPEDQYRGVHEAPSLDVDLPFIAREDDRTVVAVRPRRHAGDWSGTGLGTNNYQAMWRDRDAYT, via the coding sequence GTGTCGCGTAGGCAATTCGTCAAGACCATCGGTTACGGCCTCGCCGCGGGCACCACGCTGCGTCTGCCCTGGGCGGCCGCGCAAACGGCCGGTGCCGCCTCCGGCGCCGAGGGCGTGCATCCGATCGATCGCATTCATCAGATCCTGATCGTCGACGGGTTCTCGCTGCCGCACCGCTTGCCCGATCGGATCGATGCTTGTATGGCGTCCCTCGGACAGGTCTATCCGACGGCGCGACAGACGCTCTGGAGCGGCGACGCGGTGCGCACCCTGATCGCGCGGGACTTCGATAGGGATGTTCTGCAGGCATTCGACACGTTGAAACCCTACGCGTACAAGTCGGACCTGGGGCGGCTTTGCATCCTGTTCGCGCAGGGCGGTCTGTACAGCGACATCATGCTGCGGCACGAGCGGCCATGGGAGATATCGGCGCGCTATGGTTTCGGCATCTTCAATCAGGCCTGGCGCTGGCGTAAAACCGTCAGCACGGTGTCCAACAGTCTGATCTGGTCGCTGCCCGGGAGGGCGGAACTGGCGCTGACCATCGAGAGGATCGTCGCGCATTGTCACCGGCGTTACTACGGAGACGATCCGGTCGATGTGACGGGGCCGCGCGTGCTCGGTCATGCATGCGCCGCGGCGGCGACGGATCGGTGGCGCAGGATGCTTCCCGAGGACCAGTACCGAGGCGTGCATGAAGCGCCAAGCCTGGACGTGGATTTGCCCTTCATCGCCCGGGAGGACGACAGGACGGTCGTCGCCGTTCGCCCCCGCCGCCATGCCGGCGACTGGAGCGGAACCGGCCTCGGCACCAATAACTACCAGGCGATGTGGCGCGACAGGGACGCGTATACCTGA
- the yacG gene encoding DNA gyrase inhibitor YacG, translating into MLTVKCPTCGKPVVWTEASRFRPFCSERCKQIDLGAWASEKYAIHSDTQDGDSDDAEKLN; encoded by the coding sequence ATGCTTACAGTCAAATGTCCGACCTGCGGCAAACCGGTCGTCTGGACCGAAGCCAGCCGCTTTCGCCCGTTCTGCTCGGAACGCTGCAAACAGATCGATCTGGGCGCCTGGGCGAGCGAGAAGTACGCGATCCACAGCGACACCCAGGATGGCGATTCCGACGACGCGGAAAAACTCAACTGA
- a CDS encoding aminotransferase class I/II-fold pyridoxal phosphate-dependent enzyme yields the protein MSSASSAIESDSSESNHGENFALAELFNTDATTLQGRVKPFSDFYRDTVEKGMVHYSREIVSAVSNRTRVRAADGTIREMIMLGSNNYLGLTTHPHVIGRIKDALDTFGAGVGGPPLLGGMTELHRLLEKRLSRMKGAEDTMLFGSGYQANLGWINTLIRADDVLLYDAYNHASLYDGIALTAAKTKFSAIRFAHNDMDHLERLLQRYRKAEDRPNRQIFVAAEGVYSMDGDLVPLPRISALCATYGAVLMVDDAHGTGVMGRHGGGVGEHFGMKDGVDIWVGSFSKAFGMTGGFLSASREVIDYLRFCSRAYIFSAHLPITTVAAVLGGLEVLEREPERIVRLHENARYLEKALSGLGFKTFREAAIIPVHMPPDANIREVCKLFDDEGIFLNSIEYPAVSKDGQRLRLSVMATHTPQDLDEAIAAFERVGRTVGILAGSSWRGPQRAG from the coding sequence ATGTCATCTGCTTCGTCTGCCATCGAGTCCGACTCGAGCGAATCGAATCACGGCGAGAATTTCGCGCTGGCCGAGCTGTTCAACACCGATGCCACGACGCTGCAGGGGCGCGTCAAGCCGTTTTCGGACTTCTACCGCGATACCGTCGAGAAAGGGATGGTGCATTACAGCCGGGAGATCGTATCGGCCGTGTCCAACCGGACCCGCGTGCGTGCTGCCGACGGCACGATCCGGGAAATGATCATGCTCGGGTCGAACAATTATCTCGGCCTGACCACGCACCCCCACGTCATCGGCCGCATCAAGGACGCGCTGGACACCTTTGGCGCGGGCGTGGGCGGGCCGCCCCTGCTGGGCGGGATGACCGAACTGCATCGGCTACTGGAAAAGCGGCTGTCGCGGATGAAGGGCGCGGAAGACACCATGTTGTTCGGTTCCGGCTATCAGGCCAATCTCGGCTGGATCAACACCCTGATCCGGGCCGACGACGTGCTGCTGTATGACGCCTACAACCATGCGAGCCTGTACGACGGCATCGCGCTGACCGCGGCGAAAACCAAGTTCAGTGCGATCCGTTTCGCGCACAACGACATGGATCACCTGGAACGGCTGCTGCAGCGCTACCGCAAGGCCGAGGACCGGCCCAACCGGCAGATCTTCGTCGCGGCCGAGGGTGTGTACTCGATGGATGGCGATCTGGTGCCGCTCCCGCGCATCAGCGCGCTGTGCGCCACCTACGGCGCCGTGTTGATGGTGGACGATGCGCACGGCACCGGCGTGATGGGGCGGCATGGAGGCGGAGTGGGCGAGCATTTCGGCATGAAGGACGGCGTCGATATCTGGGTAGGCTCCTTCAGCAAGGCGTTCGGCATGACGGGGGGCTTCCTCAGCGCCAGTCGCGAAGTGATCGACTACCTGCGGTTCTGTTCCCGCGCCTATATCTTTTCCGCCCATTTGCCGATCACGACCGTTGCCGCCGTGCTCGGTGGGCTCGAGGTCCTCGAACGGGAGCCGGAGCGGATCGTGCGGCTCCACGAAAACGCCCGGTATCTGGAAAAAGCGTTGAGCGGACTGGGTTTCAAGACGTTTCGCGAGGCGGCGATCATCCCGGTGCACATGCCGCCGGACGCGAACATTCGCGAAGTGTGCAAGTTGTTCGACGACGAAGGCATTTTCCTGAATTCGATCGAATACCCGGCAGTGTCGAAGGATGGGCAGCGCCTGCGCCTGAGCGTCATGGCAACGCACACCCCCCAGGATCTCGACGAAGCGATCGCCGCGTTCGAGCGGGTCGGGCGGACGGTGGGCATCCTCGCCGGTTCGTCATGGCGGGGACCGCAGCGGGCCGGTTGA
- the zapD gene encoding cell division protein ZapD, translating to MILYEYPFNERIRTLLRLEDLFERFTFFLAQEDPRAHHTALTTLFEIAEVTGRTDLRSDLLKELDRQKQALAPYRENPGIEQDQLEAVLGQIDHALTGLGRLQGKPGQHLTDNEWLGSIRSRMIIPGGTCKFDLPSYYAWQQNSPEQRRDDITKWIMPIVPLQEAASIVLRLARESGQAAKVMAPQGSYQQMLSGRSYQLMQVRVSPTLKVIPEASANKYMLWVRFTSQDGDLKPRAVDSDVPFMLTLCNL from the coding sequence TTGATTCTTTACGAATACCCTTTCAACGAACGCATCCGGACGCTCTTGCGGCTCGAGGATCTCTTCGAGCGCTTCACCTTCTTTCTGGCGCAGGAAGATCCGCGCGCGCATCACACCGCGCTCACGACACTGTTCGAGATCGCCGAGGTGACGGGACGCACGGACCTGCGGTCGGACCTGCTGAAGGAACTCGATCGCCAGAAGCAGGCGCTCGCGCCCTATCGGGAAAATCCGGGCATCGAACAGGATCAACTGGAAGCCGTGCTCGGGCAGATCGACCACGCGCTGACCGGACTGGGCCGCCTGCAGGGCAAGCCGGGGCAACATCTGACCGACAATGAATGGCTTGGCAGCATCCGCAGCCGCATGATCATTCCCGGCGGCACCTGCAAGTTCGACCTGCCGTCCTACTACGCCTGGCAGCAGAACAGCCCGGAGCAACGGCGCGACGACATCACCAAGTGGATCATGCCGATCGTCCCGCTGCAGGAAGCCGCGTCGATCGTCCTGCGCCTTGCGCGGGAATCGGGGCAGGCGGCGAAGGTGATGGCGCCGCAGGGCAGCTACCAGCAGATGCTGTCTGGACGCAGTTATCAGCTCATGCAGGTGCGGGTCTCGCCCACGCTCAAGGTGATCCCCGAGGCCAGCGCGAACAAGTACATGTTGTGGGTGCGCTTCACATCGCAGGACGGCGATCTGAAGCCGCGGGCGGTCGACAGCGACGTGCCCTTCATGCTGACCCTTTGCAACCTCTAG